A region from the Desulfitobacterium dehalogenans ATCC 51507 genome encodes:
- the ilvA gene encoding threonine ammonia-lyase IlvA, whose product MEKVVLEDILRAGQTLKGVINKTPLHRHDLLSEKYQCNVFLKREDLQVVRSFKLRGAYNMIHSIPQERLNSGVVCASAGNHAQGVAHSCKILGIKGSIYVPSTTPKQKISSIKRFGGDFVEVIQIGDTFDDAFNKAKAHCEEANKTFVHPFDDPLVIAGQGTIAMEILNDMEAPVDYIVGGVGGGGLMSGVGIAMKSLSPKTQVIGVEAVGAASMKQALAQSEVVTLPHIDGFVDGTAVKRVGDLTFEICREVLADVIVVTEGKVCTIILEMYNDSAIVVEPAGALSIAALETYKDKIKGKNVVCIISGGNNDIERTPEIKERSLLDQGLKHYFIVNFPQRPGALKEFVGEVLGPNDDIARFEYTKSNNKEKGPTLIGIELSRKEDYQPLIERMDKKGFQYTRINDNPELFGLLI is encoded by the coding sequence ATGGAAAAAGTCGTCCTAGAGGATATTCTCAGAGCCGGTCAAACCTTAAAAGGGGTTATCAATAAAACACCTTTGCATCGTCATGACCTTCTTTCAGAGAAATACCAATGCAATGTTTTCTTAAAACGGGAAGATCTTCAAGTGGTCCGTTCCTTCAAGCTCCGGGGAGCTTATAATATGATCCATAGTATTCCCCAAGAACGGCTTAACAGCGGTGTCGTTTGTGCCAGTGCGGGGAACCATGCCCAGGGAGTCGCTCATTCCTGCAAAATCCTGGGTATTAAAGGAAGTATCTATGTGCCCTCCACTACACCAAAGCAAAAAATCTCTTCCATCAAACGCTTTGGAGGAGATTTTGTGGAAGTGATTCAGATCGGTGATACCTTCGATGACGCTTTCAATAAAGCGAAGGCTCATTGTGAAGAAGCTAATAAGACCTTTGTTCATCCTTTTGATGATCCTTTAGTCATTGCAGGTCAAGGAACCATTGCCATGGAGATTCTTAATGATATGGAAGCGCCCGTTGACTATATTGTGGGTGGTGTCGGCGGCGGCGGCCTCATGTCCGGCGTGGGAATTGCCATGAAAAGCTTAAGTCCCAAAACCCAGGTCATTGGCGTGGAAGCTGTCGGTGCAGCTTCCATGAAGCAAGCCTTAGCCCAAAGTGAAGTAGTCACCTTACCCCACATCGATGGATTTGTGGATGGTACCGCTGTAAAACGAGTAGGAGATCTTACTTTTGAAATCTGCCGCGAGGTTCTCGCAGATGTCATCGTGGTTACAGAAGGAAAAGTATGTACCATCATCCTGGAAATGTATAACGATAGTGCCATTGTGGTTGAACCGGCGGGTGCTCTTTCCATCGCAGCTCTGGAGACCTATAAGGATAAGATCAAAGGCAAAAATGTCGTCTGCATCATCAGCGGGGGCAATAATGATATTGAAAGAACTCCTGAAATTAAGGAGCGTTCCTTACTGGATCAGGGACTCAAACATTATTTCATTGTCAACTTCCCTCAGCGCCCCGGTGCCCTAAAAGAATTTGTCGGGGAAGTCCTAGGTCCTAATGATGATATTGCCCGCTTTGAGTACACCAAATCCAATAATAAGGAAAAAGGCCCAACACTCATTGGTATTGAGCTCTCCCGTAAAGAAGATTACCAGCCCTTGATTGAAAGAATGGATAAGAAGGGTTTCCAATATACACGCATCAACGATAATCCCGAACTGTTCGGGTTGCTCATCTAA
- a CDS encoding Uma2 family endonuclease has translation MSRDQQPDENGVNDVCYTYKDYLTWAKTQPGEILNGVPYGRSPAPSIHYLEVLGELYIAFAHYLREKPGKVFLFPFDVRLPGDADQKDEDIPTVVQPDLTVICELSKVDEGGCKGAPDLIIEILAEDTMHRDLYLKLRIYEKAGVPEYWVVHPTDRTVLTFKLKEGAYDTPKFYKASDEVPVGLFPDLIIPLAEIFR, from the coding sequence ATGTCCAGAGATCAACAACCTGATGAAAATGGCGTAAATGACGTATGCTATACCTATAAAGACTATCTAACCTGGGCCAAGACCCAACCTGGTGAGATCCTCAACGGAGTACCCTATGGCAGAAGTCCGGCTCCCTCCATACACTATCTGGAGGTATTGGGGGAGTTGTATATAGCTTTTGCCCATTATCTGAGGGAAAAACCGGGGAAAGTGTTTCTTTTTCCCTTTGATGTGCGGCTGCCTGGTGATGCTGATCAAAAAGATGAGGATATCCCCACTGTTGTGCAGCCGGATCTTACTGTGATCTGTGAACTGTCGAAAGTGGATGAGGGAGGGTGTAAAGGAGCGCCTGATCTCATCATCGAGATCTTAGCAGAGGACACTATGCATAGAGATTTGTATTTAAAGCTGCGCATCTACGAAAAAGCGGGAGTCCCTGAATATTGGGTAGTTCATCCTACGGATCGGACAGTTCTCACATTTAAATTAAAGGAGGGGGCTTATGATACCCCCAAATTTTATAAAGCTTCTGATGAAGTTCCTGTAGGGTTATTCCCGGATCTTATCATTCCCCTTGCTGAGATTTTCCGCTGA